The following nucleotide sequence is from Thermostaphylospora chromogena.
CGTGCAGCGACCTACCGCGGATGTGGGTGAGCGGCAGCACCTCCAGCATGCCGCGGTCGAGGACCTCCTCGATCACCTCGGGGGTGGTGACCGCGCCGAGGGTGTCGTAGACGGCCTGCGCCCACGGGCCCATCTTGTCGTTCTCCGTGCCCGGCAGGTAACCGAGGTCCTGGCCGCCCACGGCGTACAGGGGACGGAAGACGACGACCTTACGGTGCTGGCGGCGCTCCAGAACCGCCTCCAGCGCCGCGCACAGGGCCAGCGCGGACTTGCCGGTACCGGCCCGCCCACCCAGCGAGACGATGCCGATCTCGGGATCCATCAGCAGGTCCAGGGCGATGCGCTGCTCGGCCGAGCGGCCGTGCAGACCGAACACCTCGCGGTCGCCGCGCACCAGCCGTACGGACTTGTCCGGCATCACCCGACCCAGCGCGGATCCCCGGTTCGACAGCAGCCGCAGCCCCGTGTGGCAGGGCAGCTCTCCGGCCTCCTGGATCTCGACCGTGCCGTACTCGAAGAGGTTCTCCAGAACCTCTTCGGTCACCTGGATCTCGGCCATGCCGGTCCAGCCGGACTCGAAGACCAGTTCGGCGAGGTACTCCTCGGCGACGAGTCCGATGGAGGCGGCCTTGACCCGCATCGGCAGGTCCTTCGACACCAGCACCACGTCGCATCCCTCCGCGGCCAGCGATCGGGCGACGGTGAGGATGCGGGTGTCGTTGTCACCGAGCCGGAAGCCGACCGGCAGGATCGATGGGTCGCTGTGGTTGAGCTCCACTCTCACGGTGCCCTCGCCGATCGGCATGGGCTCGTCCAGCCTGCCGTACTTGATTCGAAGGTCGTCGAGGTACCGCAAGGCTTTGCGGGCGAAGTATCCCAGCTCGGGATGGTGCCGCTTGGCCTCCAGCTCGGTTATGACGACGATCGGAAGGACGACCTCATGCTCAGCGAATCTGGTCATCGCCGCCGGGTCGGCCAGCAGGACCGACGTGTCCAGAACATACGTGCGTCGCTTGGGCCGGCGTCGCGACGACTTGCGTGAGGACGGATTGCTCGAGGACAGTGCCACGCGATCTCCCCCGGGCGCCCGTGGGCGGGACGCCCTGCAAGATGAGGTGGGAATCGGGCCGGATCCGATCTCGCATTCGCGTCCCGCCGAGGCGGCGCCGGAATCCGGCCCTCCTCGACGTGTGCAGACGCAAAGGCGAGCCCTCTCCGGAACAGGCGGCGTGTTCCCGCCTGCCTCCTACGGTACGTCCTGAGCGCGTTGCCCCCAATACATATTTCGCGCGCGAAAGACGGGATTCACGCTTCGTTTGAGATAAGGCGCGGCGCTCAGATGCCGTACCGTCGATGCCGCGCGGCGTAGGACCGCAACGCCCGCAGGAAGTCGACCCTGCGGAAGTCAGGCCAGTAGGCCTCGCAGAAGTAGAACTCCGAGTGGGCGCTCTGCCAGAGCAGGAAGCCGGACAGCCGCTGCTCTCCCGACGTGCGGATGACGAGATCCGGATCGGGCAGGCCGCGCGTATAGAGATGCTCCGCGATGTGCTCCACATCGAGCACCTCGACGAGGTCCTCGATGCTTGCGCCCTTGCTGGCATGCTCCTGGAGGAGAGAGCGCACCGCATCAGCGATCTCACGCCTTCCTCCATACCCAACTGCAACGTTCACAATCAGGCCCGGCCGGTTTGATGTGGCCTCTTTTGCGGTTTTCAGGACACGAGCCGTGTGATCGGGTAGGAGATCCAGCGCCCCCATGGGATTGACGTGCCAGCCGTCGTCCACGAGCTCCTGAACCACGTCCTCGATGATCTTCATCAGCGGTTCGAGCTCGTCTTTCGGCCGGGCGAGATTGTCGCTGGACAGCAGCCAGACGGTGACGACCTCCACCCCGGCGTCGCGGCACCAGGTGACCAGCTCGGTTATCTTGTCCGCGCCCTTGCGGTGGCCCCGCGCGACGTCGGTCAGGCCCATCGCGCGCGCCCAACGGCGGTTGCCGTCCACGATGACGCCCACGTGCCGGGGGATCATCTCAGGGGAGAGTCGGGCCTCAAGCCGTCGTTCGTACAGGCGGTAGACGAGATCGCGAACGCCCATGTTGCTCCCTCCCCCGCGCACCTCCGTCGTTGGAGGCGCGGTCACAGGCAATTATCGCGGCCCTCCGGGCCTGCCCGTCACTTCACGACGAGATCCACTCACTTCCGTTACCCACCGGCCGCCTGTCCACCGCTCCGGGAAACCGGCCGCTCACCCGCTGCTGAACATCCCCGGGGATCGCACCGCCGAGAAGGTCCTCCGCCTCGGCGACCAGCCCCGACACGAATTCCGCCAGCTCTCCCGAGGTGAGCAGGGCGCGCAAGCCGTTCCCCGTCGCGCCCCACGCTTCCACGACCGCCCGCCTGATCACCCGCCACTCGCCCACCGGCACACCCCGTCCGTGCTCGTCACGGGAGACGTCCCCGGCGGGCACCCACAGCGGGAGCGTGCGCACCTGGCAGCGGAGCTCCCCGCCGCCCACCACGGCCGTCCTGGCGCGGTA
It contains:
- a CDS encoding isoprenyl transferase, with amino-acid sequence MGVRDLVYRLYERRLEARLSPEMIPRHVGVIVDGNRRWARAMGLTDVARGHRKGADKITELVTWCRDAGVEVVTVWLLSSDNLARPKDELEPLMKIIEDVVQELVDDGWHVNPMGALDLLPDHTARVLKTAKEATSNRPGLIVNVAVGYGGRREIADAVRSLLQEHASKGASIEDLVEVLDVEHIAEHLYTRGLPDPDLVIRTSGEQRLSGFLLWQSAHSEFYFCEAYWPDFRRVDFLRALRSYAARHRRYGI
- a CDS encoding PhoH family protein gives rise to the protein MSSSNPSSRKSSRRRPKRRTYVLDTSVLLADPAAMTRFAEHEVVLPIVVITELEAKRHHPELGYFARKALRYLDDLRIKYGRLDEPMPIGEGTVRVELNHSDPSILPVGFRLGDNDTRILTVARSLAAEGCDVVLVSKDLPMRVKAASIGLVAEEYLAELVFESGWTGMAEIQVTEEVLENLFEYGTVEIQEAGELPCHTGLRLLSNRGSALGRVMPDKSVRLVRGDREVFGLHGRSAEQRIALDLLMDPEIGIVSLGGRAGTGKSALALCAALEAVLERRQHRKVVVFRPLYAVGGQDLGYLPGTENDKMGPWAQAVYDTLGAVTTPEVIEEVLDRGMLEVLPLTHIRGRSLHDAFVIVDEAQSLERGVLLTVLSRIGANSRVVLTHDVAQRDNLRVGRHDGVVAVVEKLKGHPLFAHITLTRSERSPIAALVTEMLEDVAV